A genomic stretch from Actinomadura rubteroloni includes:
- a CDS encoding TetR/AcrR family transcriptional regulator, with amino-acid sequence MTEIRTPLRRRPAQRRSAERVQRMLDACAGILDEDGYDGLTTTKIAQRADVAIGSVYQFFPDKRAVAQALALRNFEQFGDRVAERLAAGAFADWSDSVGAIIEVFVDMHRTVPGFRVLRFGDVADTNLLDAAADNNSVVAEGLRDLVVRTFALADTPALARALAVAVEAGDAILKMAFRRNPDGDPAIIAEAERLIHGYLADHIVEA; translated from the coding sequence GTGACCGAGATCCGGACCCCCCTCCGCCGGCGGCCCGCCCAGCGCCGCAGCGCCGAACGCGTCCAGCGCATGCTCGACGCCTGCGCCGGGATCCTCGACGAGGACGGCTACGACGGCCTCACCACGACGAAGATCGCGCAGCGCGCCGACGTCGCGATCGGGTCGGTCTACCAGTTCTTCCCCGACAAGCGCGCCGTCGCCCAGGCCCTCGCGCTGCGCAACTTCGAGCAGTTCGGCGACCGCGTCGCCGAGCGCCTGGCCGCCGGCGCGTTCGCCGACTGGTCGGACTCGGTCGGCGCGATCATCGAGGTGTTCGTGGACATGCACCGCACAGTCCCGGGCTTCCGCGTCCTGCGGTTCGGCGACGTCGCGGACACGAACCTGCTGGACGCCGCCGCCGACAACAACTCGGTCGTCGCCGAGGGGCTGCGCGACCTGGTCGTCCGGACGTTCGCGCTCGCCGACACCCCCGCGCTGGCGCGGGCGCTCGCGGTCGCGGTGGAGGCGGGCGACGCGATCCTCAAGATGGCGTTCCGCCGCAACCCCGACGGCGATCCGGCGATCATCGCCGAGGCCGAGCGGCTGATCCACGGCTACCTGGCCGACCACATCGTGGAGGCGTGA
- a CDS encoding GH1 family beta-glucosidase, which produces MPFQWGVATAAYQIEGAVDEDGRGPSTWDVFAHTPGRVRDGHTGDVACDHYHRWAEDVGLLGALGVDAYRFSVAWPRVQPSGTGAANPAGLDFYDRLVDGLLGKDIAPVVTLYHWDLPQPLEDAGGWMNRDTAARFADYAALVADRLGDRVDAWITLNEPVVVMAYGYALGMYAPGRTLMMDALPTAHHQLLGHGLATGVLRERGAARIGLANHYSPALPADASSAGAAEAFDVFMNRLFTDPVLTGSYPDVPGLDDVVRADDLAVIAAPLDFLGVNYYQPTWLTSPGPGSPLPFDMVDAPGHDVTGTGWPIVPDQLTALLVGLRARYGAALPPLVVTENGAAFPDEPDASGVVPDTDRIAFLASHIAAVQDAMDAGADVRGYFVWSLLDNFEWATGYHARFGLVHVDYATQRRTPKRSFTWYRDLISRSRA; this is translated from the coding sequence ATGCCGTTCCAGTGGGGTGTCGCGACCGCCGCGTACCAGATCGAGGGCGCGGTGGACGAGGACGGACGCGGGCCGTCCACCTGGGACGTCTTCGCGCACACGCCCGGCCGCGTCCGCGACGGCCACACCGGCGACGTCGCGTGTGATCACTACCACCGCTGGGCCGAGGACGTCGGGCTCCTCGGCGCCCTCGGCGTGGACGCCTACCGGTTCTCCGTCGCGTGGCCGCGCGTGCAGCCGTCCGGGACGGGCGCGGCCAACCCGGCGGGGCTCGACTTCTACGACCGGCTCGTGGACGGCCTGCTCGGCAAGGACATCGCGCCCGTCGTGACGCTCTACCACTGGGACCTGCCGCAGCCGCTGGAGGACGCGGGCGGCTGGATGAACCGCGACACGGCCGCCCGGTTCGCCGACTACGCCGCGCTCGTCGCCGACCGCCTCGGCGACCGGGTGGACGCGTGGATCACGCTGAACGAGCCCGTCGTCGTGATGGCCTACGGCTACGCGCTCGGCATGTACGCGCCGGGCCGGACGCTCATGATGGACGCCCTGCCCACCGCGCACCACCAACTGCTGGGGCACGGCCTCGCGACGGGCGTCCTGCGTGAGCGCGGCGCGGCCCGGATCGGTCTGGCGAACCACTATTCGCCCGCCCTGCCCGCGGACGCGTCCTCGGCCGGGGCCGCCGAGGCGTTCGACGTGTTCATGAACCGTCTCTTCACCGATCCGGTGCTGACGGGTTCGTATCCCGACGTTCCCGGACTGGACGACGTGGTCCGCGCCGACGACCTCGCGGTCATTGCGGCGCCGTTGGACTTCCTCGGCGTGAACTACTACCAGCCGACCTGGCTGACCTCGCCCGGTCCCGGTTCGCCGCTGCCGTTCGACATGGTGGACGCGCCCGGCCACGACGTCACCGGGACGGGCTGGCCGATCGTCCCCGACCAGTTGACCGCCCTGCTCGTCGGCCTGCGCGCCCGGTACGGCGCCGCGCTGCCGCCGCTGGTCGTGACCGAGAACGGCGCGGCGTTCCCCGACGAGCCCGACGCGTCCGGCGTGGTGCCCGACACCGACCGCATCGCCTTCCTGGCCTCGCACATCGCGGCCGTGCAGGACGCGATGGACGCCGGTGCGGACGTGCGCGGTTATTTCGTCTGGTCCCTGCTCGACAACTTCGAGTGGGCGACGGGATACCACGCTCGGTTCGGGCTCGTCCACGTCGACTACGCGACGCAGCGCCGCACCCCGAAGCGGTCGTTCACCTGGTACCGGGACCTGATCTCCCGCTCACGCGCCTGA
- a CDS encoding CapA family protein: MVIQGHRASAAAVAALALLALAACGGNEEPAGAGTPPPASSKAPRVTPSAPVKEPILLAFGGDTHFEGQLRSRLASPGTALGPVARLLRAADFAMVNLETSITTRGTPAPGKEFTFRAPPSAFTALRAAGVDVASMANNHGMDFGEVGLQDSLRAIRTSKFPTVGIGKDADAAYRPYRVTVKGNRLAVIGATQVLDDQLIEAWTATDAKGGLASAKDEPRMVEAVREARRTSDIVIVHLHWGQELKNCPLPRQQELAKKLVAAGADVVVGGHAHVPLGGGYLDGKYVHYGMGNFVFSSANGQTANSGVLFLRLEGRKVTAAKWRPARIANGLPIPLTGAAATAETNRWNGLRACTGLTARP; the protein is encoded by the coding sequence GTGGTCATCCAGGGACACCGGGCGTCGGCCGCGGCCGTCGCGGCGCTCGCGCTGCTGGCGCTCGCCGCGTGCGGCGGGAACGAGGAGCCGGCCGGGGCGGGGACGCCGCCGCCCGCGTCGTCGAAGGCTCCGCGCGTGACGCCGTCCGCGCCGGTCAAAGAGCCGATTCTGCTGGCCTTCGGCGGGGACACGCATTTCGAGGGCCAATTGCGGTCGCGGCTGGCGTCGCCGGGAACGGCGCTCGGCCCGGTGGCGAGACTGCTGCGCGCCGCTGATTTCGCGATGGTCAACCTGGAGACGTCGATCACGACGCGCGGCACTCCGGCGCCGGGCAAGGAGTTCACGTTCCGCGCGCCGCCGTCGGCTTTCACGGCGCTGCGCGCGGCCGGGGTGGACGTGGCGTCGATGGCCAACAACCACGGCATGGACTTCGGCGAGGTCGGTCTTCAGGATTCGCTGCGCGCCATCAGGACGAGCAAATTCCCGACGGTGGGCATCGGAAAGGACGCCGACGCGGCCTACCGTCCTTATCGCGTCACCGTGAAGGGCAACCGCCTGGCGGTCATCGGCGCGACGCAGGTCCTGGACGACCAGTTGATCGAAGCCTGGACGGCGACGGACGCGAAAGGCGGCCTGGCCTCCGCCAAAGACGAGCCGCGCATGGTCGAGGCCGTCCGCGAGGCCCGCAGGACGTCCGACATCGTGATCGTCCACCTGCACTGGGGCCAGGAGTTGAAGAACTGCCCGCTCCCGCGTCAGCAGGAGTTGGCGAAGAAACTCGTGGCGGCGGGCGCGGACGTCGTGGTGGGCGGGCACGCGCACGTCCCGCTCGGCGGCGGCTACCTGGACGGGAAATACGTCCACTACGGCATGGGCAATTTCGTGTTCTCGTCCGCGAACGGCCAGACGGCGAACTCGGGCGTCCTGTTCCTGCGCCTGGAGGGACGCAAGGTGACGGCCGCGAAATGGCGGCCCGCGCGCATCGCGAACGGCCTGCCGATCCCGCTGACCGGCGCGGCGGCGACGGCCGAGACGAACCGCTGGAACGGCCTGCGGGCCTGCACCGGCCTCACCGCCCGCCCCTAG